CACGGCGCTTGAGATTGTACCGGTTGCGCCGCTTGCGGCGCTCGATCTGCTGATTCGCGTTGGCCATGGCTTACTTCTTCTTGCCTTCCTTGCGGAGGATCGTCTCGTCGTCATACTTGATGCCCTTGCCCTTGTAGGGCTCGGGACCGCGGTAGGAGCGGATTTCCGCCGCCGCCTGTCCCACCTTCTGCTTGTCGGCACCCTTGATGACGATATGGGTCTGGTCCGGGCAGACGATGGTCAGGCCGGCCGGAACCGGATAGCGTACCTCGTGGCTGTAGCCGAGTTGCAGCACCAGGTCCTTGCCCTGCATCGCGGCGCGGTAGCCAACGCCGTTGATGTCCAGGTTGCGGGTGAAGCCGTCGTTGACGCCCTTGACCATATTCCCGATCACGGCGCGCGCAGTTCCCCACATCTTGCGGGAACGCAACGAGTCGGTGCGCGGCTTGACGATCACCTCGCCGCTGCCGCTGGTGATTTCGACGTCGTCGTTGAAGGCGTGGGCGAGTTCGCCCTGCTTGCCCTTCACGGCGACTGTGTTGCCCCTGACCTCGACGGTCACGCCGCCGGGGATCTTCACGGGGTGCTTGCCGATGCGCGACATGGTTCCTGCCCTATCCTTTCACCCACCGCACCCGGTCAAAAGACCTGGCACAGCACTTCGCCGCCCACGTTCTGCTCGCGCGCCTCGGCATCCGAGAGCACGCCCCGCGGCGTGGACAGGATGGAAATACCCAGCCCGTTGTAGACCCGCGGCAGGTCCTTGATCTTGGAGTAGACCCGGCGACCCGGCGTCGAGACGCGGGTGATCCGCTGGATCACCGGGGCGCCTTCCTGGTACTTGAGTTCGATGGTGAACTCCCGCACCCCGTCGCGCACCTGATGTTCGGAGTAGCCGCGGATATAACCCTCCCGCTGCAGCACGTCCAGCACCGAAGCGCGCAGCCTCGAGGCCGGAGCCTCTATGGTCGGCTTGCGTGCCTGCTGTCCGTTGCGGATGCGGGTGAGCATATCGCCCAAGGGATCGGTCATCGACATCTGTAGTGCTCCCTTGTTCCTACCAGCTGGCCTTGACCATGCCCGGGATCTGGCCCATCGAGGCCAGGTCGCGCACGGCGATACGGGACAGCTTCAGCTTGCGGTAGTTGCCGCGGGATCGTCCCGACAGCTCGCACCGCAGTCGCACCCGCCCCGGCGCCGAATTGCGCGGCAGCTCGGCAAGCTTGAGCCGCGCCGCGAACCGGTCTTCCGGCGACAAATTGGTGTCCTTGGCCAAGGCCTTCAGCTTCGCCCGCTTCGCAGCGAACTTCTTGACCAAGCGTTCCCGCTTCTTGTTCCGCTCGATGGCGCTCGTCTTAGCCATTCGATCCGTCTCCGTCCCACAAAGCCGTTAGTTGGCGAACGGCATGTTGAAAGCCTTCAGCAACGCCTTCGCCTCGGCGTCGGTCTTGGCCGTCGTGCAGATGATGATGTCCATACCCCGGATTTCATCGACCTTGTCGTAGTCGATTTCCGGGAAGACGATCTGCTCCTTCAGTCCCATGGCGTAGTTGCCACGGCCATCGAAGCTCTTGCCGTTGACGCCGCGGAAGTCGCGGACGCGCGGCA
This window of the Magnetospirillum sp. WYHS-4 genome carries:
- the rplF gene encoding 50S ribosomal protein L6, which produces MSRIGKHPVKIPGGVTVEVRGNTVAVKGKQGELAHAFNDDVEITSGSGEVIVKPRTDSLRSRKMWGTARAVIGNMVKGVNDGFTRNLDINGVGYRAAMQGKDLVLQLGYSHEVRYPVPAGLTIVCPDQTHIVIKGADKQKVGQAAAEIRSYRGPEPYKGKGIKYDDETILRKEGKKK
- the rpsH gene encoding 30S ribosomal protein S8, whose amino-acid sequence is MSMTDPLGDMLTRIRNGQQARKPTIEAPASRLRASVLDVLQREGYIRGYSEHQVRDGVREFTIELKYQEGAPVIQRITRVSTPGRRVYSKIKDLPRVYNGLGISILSTPRGVLSDAEAREQNVGGEVLCQVF
- the rpsN gene encoding 30S ribosomal protein S14 gives rise to the protein MAKTSAIERNKKRERLVKKFAAKRAKLKALAKDTNLSPEDRFAARLKLAELPRNSAPGRVRLRCELSGRSRGNYRKLKLSRIAVRDLASMGQIPGMVKASW